A section of the Oreochromis aureus strain Israel breed Guangdong linkage group 22, ZZ_aureus, whole genome shotgun sequence genome encodes:
- the LOC120435570 gene encoding immunoglobulin kappa light chain-like encodes MGTMVVALKHVGTTALLREMLKMSSFPHLSCSESQHLVVRRRGGLPRRHVVLPVEPSVEVVQRIWKGAVTITVLLSLFVSESESRVSLQSEVFVRRLNEFVSLWYTFGGGTRLDVNLGRVPPSLTVLAPSSEELQQGKATVMCVANKGFPSDWRLSWKVDGRSSSGEESRSPGALQNDGHYSWSSTLRLPADQWEKVGSVTCEATQGSHTPLSQTLMTDQCSQS; translated from the exons ATGGGGACGATGGTGGTGGCCTTGAAGCACGTGGGAACGACGGCACTGCTCAGAGAGATGTTGAAGATGTCG AGTTTTCCTCACCTCAGCTGTAGTGAGTCACAGCACCTGGTCGTTCGGAGGAGGGGTGGACTTCCTCGCCGCCACGTCGTTCTGCCTGTCGAACCGAGCGTAGAAGTTGTTCAGCGCATCTGGAAGGGAGCCGTCACCATCACAG ttttgttgagtttgtttgtttcagagtcagagagccgtgtctctctacagtcagaggtttttgtacggcggctcaatgagtttgtatcactgtggtaCACGTTCGGTGGAGGAACCAGACTGGATGTTAACT tggGTCGAGTCCCCCCCTCCCTGACTGTGCTGGCGCCCTCTAgtgaggagctgcagcaggggaAGGCTACAGTCATGTGTGTGGCCAACAAGGGCTTCCCCTCAGACTGGAGGCTGTCCTGGAAGGTGGATGGAAGAAGCAGcagtggagaggagagcaggagccCCGGGGCGCTGCAGAATGACGGCCactacagctggagcagcaccctgaggctcccTGCAGACCAGTGGGAGAAGGTGGGCTCTGTGACCTGTGAGGCCACCCAGGGCTCCCACACTCCACTCTCACAGACTCTGATGACAGACCAGTGTTCCCAGTCCTGA